The DNA sequence GTTGCCAAGCGTGACGTGAACTTCACTCCGAAGACTGTCGATACCTTCAAGCCGAAAGCGCGTACCTACTGATTTGGGGAGCCGAGAATAATGAGCATGTTGAAAGTAGAAATTTACCGCTACAACCCTGAGACCGATAGCGCTCCTTATATGAAGAGCTACGAGCTCGACACCCAGGGTCGCGACCTGATGGTGCTGGATGTTCTGGAGTTGCTGAAAGCCCAGGACCAGTCCCTGGCTTACCGCCGCTCATGCCGTGAAGGTGTGTGTGGGTCTGATGGTATGAATATCAATGGCAAGAACGGCCTGGCTTGTATCATGCCGCTTTCTGAAGCTGCGCCAAAAGGCAAGCTTATCCTGCGTCCTCTGCCTGGCCTGCCAGTGATTCGTGATCTGGTTGTTGATATGAGCCAGTTCTATGACCAGTACAAAAAAGTTGAGCCATATTTGCAGAACAGTGCCCCGGTATCCGGCATTGAGCGTCTGCAGTCACCCGAAGAGCGTGAAAAGCTCGACGGCCTGTACGAGTGTATTCTGTGTGCCTGCTGTTCCACCTCCTGCCCATCTTTCTGGTGGAACCCGGACAAATTTATTGGCCCGGCCGGCTTGCTGCAGTCCTACCGCTTCCTGGCGGACAGTCGCGACACCGAAACTGCCAAACGTCTGGAGAACCTGAGCGACCCGTTCAGCGTGTTCCGCTGCCAGGGCATCCAGAACTGTGTATCAGTGTGTCCAAAAGGCCTGAACCCAACTCGCGCCATCGGCCATATCCGCCATATGCTATTGTCAAATAGGGCCTGATAAGGAACCGACAAGTAGGCGTAACGGAACTAGATTATTTGAGTAACAGGTGTGTCAGGTTTTTACCGACACACCTTTGATTTTATCCGTAAAGGAAACCGAAAAGATGCCAGACAGCATCATGGAGCAATTTCTCCGCAGCAGCCACTTTTCCGGTGGTAACGCTGACTATGTGGAAGCGCTCTACGAGCAGTACATACATGATCCCAATAGCGTTGCCGATGAATGGCGCGCTTTCTTTGATTCTCTGCCACGTGTAGATGGGGCCGCTGGTCCCGATACTTCTCACGCGACCATTCAGCAGCACTTCGAGCTGCTTGGCCGACGTAAGGCACGTATGGCTCCTGCACCCGGCTCCGGCGGTATAAATATTGAGCACGAGCGCAAGCAGGTAAAAGTCCTGCAGCTTATTGCCGCTTATCGCTCACGTGGCCACACCAAGGCCAAGCTGGATCCGTTGGCGCTTCAGAAGCGCGCTGGCGCTCCTGACTTGCAGTTGCAATTCCACGGCCTTACCACGGCAGACCTGGATACTACATTCCAGACCGGCTCGCTGTTTATGGGTAAGCCGGAAGCCACTCTGCGCGAAATTATCGACGTACTTGAGAAAACCTACTGTGGCAGTATCGGCCCGGAGGTAGGGTACATAACCGACCTCACCGAGAAGCGTTGGTTGCAGCAGCGTTTCGAAAGCGTGCGCTCCCGTCCAAGTTACGACGACGCAGCTCGCATTGATGTATTAAAGCGTCTTACCGCAGCAGAAGGTCTGGAAAAGCACCTCGACTCAAAGTATCCGGGTACCAAGCGTTTTGGTCTGGAAGGAGGCGAGAGCCTGATCCCGATGCTGGACGGTTTGATTCGTCGCGCGGGTGAATACGGTGCCAAAGAGATTGTGATGGGCATGGCCCACCGCGGTCGCCTGAACGTTTTGGTTAACGTGCTGGGTAAAAACCCCGCCAAACTGTTTGAAGAGTTTGAAGGCAAGAAGCTGGTCAATACCTCCGGTGACGTAAAGTACCACCAGGGCTTCTCTTCCAACGTTATGACTCCGGGTGGCGAAGTTCACCTGGCATTGGCGTTTAACCCGTCGCACCTGGAAATTGCCAACCCGGTAGTGGAAGGTTCCTGTCGTGCCCGTATGGATCGACGCGATGATCCGGAAGGGCGTCAGGTAGTACCTATCCTGATCCACGGTGATGCGGCGTTTGCCGGTCAGGGTGTGGTGATGGAAACTTTCCAGATGTCCCAGACTCGCGGCTACAAGACCGGTGGCTCGGTACATATCATTCTGAATAATCAGGTGGGCTTTACCACCAGCCGTCAGGATGATGCGCGCTCTACTGAATACTGTACCGATGTTGCAAAAATGGTT is a window from the Porticoccaceae bacterium LTM1 genome containing:
- a CDS encoding succinate dehydrogenase iron-sulfur subunit — encoded protein: MLKVEIYRYNPETDSAPYMKSYELDTQGRDLMVLDVLELLKAQDQSLAYRRSCREGVCGSDGMNINGKNGLACIMPLSEAAPKGKLILRPLPGLPVIRDLVVDMSQFYDQYKKVEPYLQNSAPVSGIERLQSPEEREKLDGLYECILCACCSTSCPSFWWNPDKFIGPAGLLQSYRFLADSRDTETAKRLENLSDPFSVFRCQGIQNCVSVCPKGLNPTRAIGHIRHMLLSNRA